In Geotalea uraniireducens, one genomic interval encodes:
- a CDS encoding efflux RND transporter permease subunit codes for MIEKVIEYSARNRVVILMIFALVIGVGIWAAYTTPVDAIPDLSDNQVIVFTEYPGRSPQVVEDQVTYPLAVNLQGLPMVKAVRASSAFGFSMIYVIFDDKADIYWARTRVLERLNYAASLLPSGVTPTLGPDGTGVGHVYWYTIEGKGYDLEQLRTLQDWFVRYQLNTVPGVAEVASIGGFVREYQIDLDPTKLFSYHISVRDVMDAVKRSNNEVGGRLLEQADAEYLIRGTGYVQSRRDLENIVVGADQLGTPIYVRNLGTVQLGGAIRRGLLDLNGDGEAVGGIIVMRYGENAKDVINRVKEKIAALSKGLPPGVKIVARYDRSDLIDRAIHTLKRALTEESVVVSLVVLVFLLHFQSALVIVLTLPIAVLISFITMKLLGVTSNIMSLGGIAIAIGVLVDAGVIMVENCYRHLSELPPEERQTRRLEVIIASAKQVGRAIFFSLAIIVLSFVPVFLLEGQEGKLFHPLAFTKTFSMVGSAVIAITLVPVLMYFFMRGKMPPESANPVSSFFIRLYSPVIKWVLKYKKTTIALNILALGIAIPMFMSIGSEFMPPLDEGSILYMPVTLPNVSITEAKRLIQVQDKIIMSVPEVSQALGKVGRAETSTDPAPVSMFETIILLKPKDQWRPGITKNDIISELDAKLQIPGVRNGWTQPIINRINMLSTGVRTDLGVKIFGHDLNVLKDLAVQAEGILKTVPGAADVVAERVTGGDYVDIDVDRRAAARYGIDVGDIQDVIETALGGEALTTAVMGRDRFPIRIRYLRDYRDNIPAIRRMLVTARDGAQIPLSLVTTVKVSTGAPEIASEGGLLRSIVFLNVRGRDMGSFVGAARAALEKQLKLPPGYYVAWSGQWENQVRAKKRLEILIPMGMVIIFILLYFTFHSALEASMVMLSVPFALVGGVYLVKALGYNMSVAVWVGFIALYGVAVETGVVMVIYLHEALDKKLLAGPVTVQDIYDATYEGAVLRLRPKLMTVAVALLGLVPIMWSTGTGADVMKPIAAPMIGGMISSAVHVLIMTPVIFVLMKTHDLKKGKLKYSGMKH; via the coding sequence ATGATCGAAAAAGTCATCGAATATTCGGCTCGCAACCGGGTGGTCATCCTGATGATCTTCGCCCTGGTGATCGGCGTCGGCATCTGGGCGGCCTATACGACCCCGGTGGATGCGATCCCCGACCTGTCGGACAACCAGGTGATCGTCTTCACCGAGTACCCCGGCCGCTCGCCGCAGGTGGTGGAGGACCAGGTCACCTACCCCCTGGCGGTGAACCTCCAGGGTTTGCCGATGGTCAAGGCGGTGCGGGCTTCGTCGGCCTTCGGCTTCTCGATGATCTACGTGATCTTCGACGACAAGGCGGATATCTACTGGGCCCGGACCCGGGTGCTGGAACGGCTCAATTACGCCGCCTCGCTCTTGCCGTCGGGAGTGACCCCCACCCTTGGCCCCGATGGCACCGGGGTCGGCCACGTTTACTGGTACACCATCGAGGGGAAGGGGTACGATCTTGAGCAGCTCCGTACCCTCCAGGACTGGTTCGTCCGCTACCAGCTCAACACCGTCCCCGGAGTGGCGGAGGTCGCCTCCATCGGCGGTTTCGTCCGCGAATACCAGATCGATCTCGATCCGACCAAACTTTTCTCCTACCACATCTCGGTCCGCGACGTCATGGATGCGGTCAAGCGCTCCAACAACGAGGTCGGCGGCCGGTTGCTGGAACAGGCCGATGCCGAGTACCTGATCCGCGGCACCGGCTACGTCCAGTCGCGCCGTGATCTGGAGAACATCGTCGTCGGCGCCGACCAGCTCGGGACGCCGATCTACGTCCGGAACCTCGGCACCGTCCAGCTCGGCGGTGCCATCCGCCGGGGGCTCCTCGACCTGAACGGCGACGGCGAGGCGGTCGGCGGGATTATCGTCATGCGCTATGGCGAGAATGCCAAAGATGTCATCAACCGGGTCAAGGAGAAGATCGCCGCCCTTTCCAAGGGGCTGCCGCCGGGGGTGAAGATCGTCGCCCGCTACGACCGCTCCGACCTGATCGACCGGGCGATCCATACCCTCAAGCGGGCGCTGACCGAGGAATCGGTGGTCGTCTCGCTGGTGGTGCTCGTCTTCCTTCTCCACTTCCAGAGTGCCCTGGTGATCGTCCTGACGCTGCCGATCGCCGTGTTGATCTCTTTCATCACCATGAAGCTGTTGGGGGTCACCTCCAATATCATGTCGCTGGGGGGGATTGCCATCGCCATCGGCGTGCTGGTGGACGCCGGGGTGATCATGGTCGAGAACTGCTATCGCCATCTTTCCGAACTGCCGCCGGAAGAGCGGCAGACCCGGAGGCTGGAGGTGATCATTGCCAGTGCCAAGCAGGTGGGCCGGGCGATCTTCTTCTCGCTGGCGATCATCGTCCTCTCCTTCGTGCCGGTCTTCCTCCTCGAAGGGCAGGAAGGGAAGCTGTTTCACCCGCTTGCCTTCACCAAGACCTTTTCGATGGTCGGTTCGGCGGTCATCGCCATCACCCTCGTTCCAGTGCTGATGTATTTTTTCATGCGCGGCAAGATGCCCCCCGAGAGCGCCAACCCGGTCTCCTCGTTCTTTATCAGGCTCTATTCGCCGGTGATCAAGTGGGTGCTCAAGTACAAGAAGACCACCATCGCCCTCAATATCCTGGCCCTCGGCATCGCCATCCCGATGTTCATGTCGATCGGTTCCGAGTTCATGCCCCCTTTGGACGAGGGCTCGATCCTCTACATGCCGGTCACCCTCCCCAACGTCTCGATCACCGAGGCGAAGCGGCTGATCCAGGTTCAGGACAAGATCATCATGAGCGTGCCCGAGGTTTCCCAGGCCCTGGGGAAAGTCGGCCGGGCCGAGACCTCCACCGACCCGGCACCGGTGTCGATGTTCGAGACGATCATCCTCCTCAAGCCGAAGGACCAGTGGCGCCCCGGGATCACCAAGAACGACATCATCTCGGAGCTGGACGCCAAGCTGCAGATTCCGGGGGTGCGCAACGGCTGGACCCAGCCGATCATCAACCGGATCAACATGCTTTCCACCGGGGTCCGGACCGACCTGGGGGTTAAGATCTTCGGCCATGACCTGAACGTGCTGAAGGACCTGGCGGTGCAGGCCGAGGGGATTCTCAAGACCGTGCCGGGGGCGGCGGACGTGGTGGCGGAGCGGGTCACCGGCGGCGACTACGTCGACATCGACGTCGACCGCCGGGCGGCGGCCCGTTACGGGATCGACGTCGGCGACATCCAGGACGTGATCGAGACCGCCCTCGGCGGCGAAGCGCTGACCACTGCGGTCATGGGGCGGGACCGCTTCCCGATTCGCATCCGCTATCTGCGCGACTACCGGGACAACATCCCGGCGATCCGGCGGATGCTGGTTACCGCCCGCGACGGCGCCCAGATCCCGCTGTCGCTGGTGACCACCGTCAAGGTTTCCACCGGTGCGCCGGAGATCGCCAGCGAAGGGGGGCTGTTGCGCTCGATCGTCTTCCTCAACGTCCGGGGGCGGGACATGGGGAGCTTCGTCGGCGCGGCGCGGGCGGCGCTGGAGAAGCAGCTCAAGCTGCCGCCAGGCTACTACGTCGCCTGGTCGGGGCAGTGGGAGAACCAGGTCCGGGCCAAAAAACGGCTGGAGATTCTGATCCCGATGGGGATGGTGATCATCTTCATCCTCCTCTACTTCACCTTCCATTCGGCGCTGGAGGCGAGCATGGTGATGCTCTCGGTCCCCTTCGCTTTGGTCGGCGGGGTCTATCTGGTCAAGGCCCTCGGCTACAACATGTCGGTGGCGGTCTGGGTCGGTTTCATCGCCCTCTACGGGGTGGCGGTGGAGACCGGGGTGGTGATGGTCATCTACCTGCACGAGGCGCTGGACAAAAAGCTCCTCGCCGGGCCGGTGACCGTCCAGGACATCTACGACGCCACCTACGAAGGGGCGGTGCTCCGGCTCCGGCCGAAGCTGATGACTGTGGCGGTGGCGCTGCTCGGCCTGGTGCCGATCATGTGGTCGACCGGCACCGGCGCCGACGTGATGAAGCCGATCGCCGCGCCGATGATCGGCGGGATGATCTCCTCGGCGGTCCACGTGCTGATCATGACACCGGTGATCTTCGTGCTGATGAAGACCCACGATCTGAAGAAAGGGAAGCTGAAGTATTCGGGGATGAAACATTAG
- a CDS encoding IPT/TIG domain-containing protein, translating to MVGKRWGCSLGSLLVVIGIVAVAGAKVLPPPVNQFIGIYDTRYPNLTTGDCLDCHVSHPLMVQRHHALIQERGLACLDCHTLIPDGSGGYTLADFRTCLVCHTSTPHHSTAAAQQGDCTSCHGSLVDRPDDGHYIPAYPPSSMTPLPDGRTEVDPATGATVIVNGCAACHQADPNAVDPRTGTSRPIVATADLHHGTGLTCTLCHNSTGEFTTIRTCERCHSLKSLHNIQLDSDNPATLGVIIDGQENPGWGHIGASWDCIGCHDSWLGFAGPELGATVPVVTGQSAFALTAGSYTVLTLAGASFTNTDGVVVYQPRITIANASGSLTLIPFSITESELKVTVPPLADGNYELRVIKDDRLSNRRNLTVVPALVVRTALLGAGNTLTVSGSGFGAAPPAEYPSALGVFTGSSRAEIVFWSDSRIVATSPDFAPGSVITVRTLFGSASRAIYTAPKKSRR from the coding sequence ATGGTTGGGAAACGATGGGGCTGCAGCCTCGGGAGCCTGCTCGTTGTCATCGGCATCGTCGCCGTCGCCGGGGCGAAGGTGCTACCGCCGCCGGTAAACCAGTTTATCGGCATTTACGACACCCGCTACCCGAACCTGACCACCGGCGACTGCCTCGACTGCCACGTCAGCCATCCGCTCATGGTGCAGCGGCACCACGCCCTGATCCAGGAACGGGGGCTGGCGTGTCTCGACTGCCACACCCTGATCCCGGACGGCTCGGGCGGCTATACCCTGGCCGATTTCCGCACCTGCCTCGTCTGCCACACCAGCACCCCCCATCACAGCACGGCCGCGGCGCAACAAGGGGACTGCACCTCCTGCCACGGCAGCCTGGTCGACCGGCCGGACGACGGTCACTACATCCCGGCCTACCCGCCCTCGAGCATGACGCCGCTGCCGGACGGCCGGACCGAGGTCGACCCGGCGACCGGCGCCACCGTCATCGTCAACGGCTGCGCCGCCTGTCACCAGGCGGACCCGAACGCCGTCGATCCCCGCACCGGCACCAGCCGGCCGATCGTTGCCACCGCCGACCTCCACCACGGTACCGGCCTGACCTGCACGCTCTGCCACAACAGCACGGGCGAATTCACCACCATCCGGACCTGCGAACGCTGCCACAGCCTCAAGTCGTTGCACAACATCCAGCTCGATTCCGACAATCCCGCCACCCTCGGGGTGATTATCGACGGCCAGGAGAATCCCGGCTGGGGACATATCGGCGCCAGCTGGGACTGCATCGGCTGCCACGATTCCTGGCTCGGCTTCGCCGGCCCCGAACTGGGGGCGACGGTACCAGTCGTCACCGGCCAGAGCGCCTTCGCCCTGACCGCCGGCTCGTACACGGTCCTGACCCTGGCCGGGGCGAGCTTCACCAACACCGACGGCGTGGTGGTCTACCAGCCACGGATAACGATCGCCAACGCCAGCGGCTCCCTGACGCTGATCCCCTTCTCGATTACCGAAAGCGAGCTGAAAGTGACCGTGCCGCCGCTGGCCGACGGTAATTACGAGCTGCGGGTGATCAAAGACGACCGGCTGAGCAACCGGCGGAACCTGACCGTCGTCCCGGCGCTCGTCGTCCGCACCGCGCTGCTCGGCGCCGGCAACACCCTGACCGTCAGCGGCAGCGGCTTCGGCGCGGCCCCCCCGGCGGAGTATCCGTCGGCACTCGGCGTCTTTACCGGCAGCAGCCGGGCCGAGATCGTCTTCTGGAGCGACAGCCGGATCGTCGCCACTTCGCCGGACTTCGCCCCGGGGAGCGTCATCACCGTCCGCACCCTGTTCGGCAGCGCCAGCCGGGCCATCTATACCGCGCCGAAAAAATCCCGCCGCTAA
- a CDS encoding TerC family protein → MTWLTDPQAWIALATLTALEIVLGIDNIIFISIMAGKLPAARQNRARLTGLALAMFTRVALLFSLTWLMGLTTPLFSFLDRAITGRDLILLAGGLFLLAKSTMEIHEKLEGEEEIVTGRAATSFGAVIVQILLLDLVFSLDSIITAIGMANQLAVMVAAVVIAVGFMMLFSAAIGTFVERHPTIKMLALSFLILIGVALIGDGLGMHIPKGYIYFAMAFSVMVEMLNMKVRARGTPVKLHQQYQEGEPPQG, encoded by the coding sequence ATGACCTGGCTTACCGACCCCCAGGCGTGGATCGCCCTGGCGACCCTCACCGCCCTGGAAATCGTCCTCGGTATCGACAACATCATCTTCATCTCGATCATGGCGGGCAAGCTGCCGGCCGCCCGGCAGAACCGGGCCCGTCTCACCGGCCTCGCCCTGGCGATGTTTACCCGGGTGGCACTGCTCTTTTCCCTCACCTGGCTGATGGGGCTCACCACTCCGCTGTTCTCGTTCCTCGACCGGGCAATCACTGGCCGGGACCTGATCCTGCTCGCCGGCGGGCTCTTCCTCCTTGCCAAGAGCACCATGGAGATCCACGAGAAACTCGAAGGCGAAGAGGAGATCGTCACCGGCCGGGCGGCGACCTCGTTCGGCGCGGTCATCGTCCAGATCCTGCTCCTCGATCTGGTCTTTTCCCTCGATTCGATCATCACCGCCATCGGCATGGCCAATCAGCTGGCGGTGATGGTGGCGGCGGTAGTGATCGCCGTCGGCTTCATGATGCTCTTCTCGGCCGCCATCGGCACCTTCGTCGAACGGCACCCGACAATCAAGATGCTCGCCCTTTCCTTCCTGATCCTGATCGGCGTGGCGCTGATCGGCGACGGCCTCGGCATGCACATTCCGAAGGGCTACATCTATTTCGCCATGGCGTTTTCCGTGATGGTCGAGATGCTGAACATGAAGGTCCGGGCCCGCGGCACCCCGGTCAAGCTGCACCAGCAGTACCAGGAGGGCGAGCCACCGCAGGGATGA
- a CDS encoding cytochrome c3 family protein — protein sequence MGKELGRLLNACVLVVVTASIALAVNSPHVGMLDCTGCHYDLYNLEQTATGLDNLCVRCHNPAVMATGFGPRALANPFGSTVMGGYTSALLQTSHNWAAANRVPAAGAAAVSPSSPLYNIASTAPRYGIVTGATLAETGLINCASCHDQHGNSRTNPKLLRLTTAGDRLCFECHGARNRQSQLDGTHPVNVAYSSAVERQPQKYHAPPLNANPANPLSDLGARLAADGKLLCSTCHGVHYADSRSANYVNGFKNISSGDGNLLRTDPRGRKVAAGEPDALNICTNCHAGKANHNGAGQDIQCLDCHAAHVDFDPQDPTGAEGTNVYLIRRNLPGNASRIFFRYTGCRREYVNDEGTGVCQACHTPPPSIPDHASSDPRVCNNCHSHTNANGSFTAAMPSHDADLGADDVIVFSNDTVDHGAGFSMTENCTLCHDANLVRQHKSNCSLCHGGANPPAAPLIGQWNKGCAQASCHPAIHAAMGANHNGIYWDSSASCDLCHDGVGGFPGSGDNCSRCHEPGYTAAAVGDHQPPTTTADARTEVPYVGPTVIHLAATDAGAGVSVTFFYNEYHHRFEIGNDVYYSAPTTGAKSHTLQFYSIDHAMNVEPVKSVTFAIQAAADTTPPTTTCSAVAGKVYSGSQLFTLTATDIGWGVASTWYRLDSGSFATGTTVPVASPASGSASHTIEWYSLDKANNREATRSVTFTVAAVPAPDTIPPATIASFAPAANALVNANQTVTLVAADNAGGSGVKATFYKVDAGAFVAGTSFTIAGEGLHSFSYYSVDNAGNSEALHTANTFRIDTIPPLTICTVAAGAAYTGPQTFTLAATDGSGSGVASTLYKLDDGPWTVGSAIAVSPPAAGSAAHTVQWYAIDNAGNREAVQSASFVIVTPAIVSGTTTISFRTNASFGGWAYVTWEVHDANGTIVKDVNGNDCSWWNDDPAHPSSMWKDYVVPAGVAYTLYGAWGPMPDGPDSDTGLRTVTPGEAAPGATITWWWY from the coding sequence ATGGGAAAAGAGCTGGGACGGTTACTGAACGCCTGCGTGCTCGTGGTGGTGACGGCATCGATCGCCCTGGCCGTCAACTCGCCCCATGTCGGAATGCTCGATTGTACTGGTTGCCACTACGATCTTTACAACCTCGAACAGACGGCGACCGGTCTGGATAACCTCTGCGTGCGGTGTCATAATCCAGCGGTGATGGCCACGGGATTCGGTCCCCGGGCGCTGGCCAATCCGTTCGGCTCGACAGTTATGGGGGGATATACCTCCGCCCTGCTGCAGACCTCCCACAACTGGGCCGCAGCCAACAGGGTCCCGGCCGCGGGGGCGGCTGCGGTCTCTCCGTCGTCCCCACTCTACAACATCGCCTCGACAGCGCCCCGCTACGGCATCGTCACCGGCGCGACCCTGGCCGAGACTGGGCTCATCAACTGCGCCAGCTGCCATGACCAGCACGGCAATAGCCGCACCAACCCCAAGCTGCTCCGGCTGACGACCGCCGGCGACCGGCTCTGCTTTGAATGCCATGGTGCCCGCAACCGGCAAAGCCAGCTGGATGGCACCCATCCGGTCAACGTCGCCTATTCCAGTGCGGTCGAACGCCAGCCGCAGAAGTATCATGCGCCGCCGCTCAACGCCAATCCGGCCAATCCGCTGTCCGATCTCGGCGCCAGGCTGGCTGCCGACGGCAAACTGCTCTGTTCGACCTGCCATGGGGTGCATTACGCCGATTCGCGGAGTGCCAATTACGTCAACGGCTTCAAGAATATCAGCAGCGGCGACGGCAACCTGCTGCGGACCGATCCGCGGGGGCGGAAAGTCGCCGCCGGCGAGCCCGATGCGCTGAACATCTGCACCAACTGCCATGCCGGCAAGGCAAATCACAACGGCGCGGGTCAGGATATCCAGTGCCTCGACTGCCACGCCGCCCATGTCGACTTCGATCCGCAGGACCCGACCGGGGCAGAAGGGACGAACGTCTACCTGATCCGGCGCAACCTGCCGGGAAACGCCAGCCGGATCTTTTTCCGCTACACCGGCTGCCGGCGCGAATACGTCAATGACGAGGGGACGGGCGTTTGCCAGGCGTGCCACACGCCGCCCCCCTCCATCCCGGACCATGCCAGCAGCGATCCCCGGGTCTGCAACAACTGTCATAGTCACACCAATGCCAACGGCTCGTTCACCGCGGCCATGCCGAGCCACGACGCCGATCTGGGCGCCGACGACGTCATCGTCTTCAGCAACGACACCGTCGACCACGGTGCCGGCTTCAGCATGACCGAAAACTGCACCCTCTGCCACGATGCAAACCTCGTCCGGCAGCACAAAAGCAATTGTTCGCTCTGCCATGGGGGTGCCAACCCGCCGGCGGCCCCCCTGATCGGCCAGTGGAACAAAGGGTGCGCGCAGGCTTCGTGTCACCCCGCGATCCATGCGGCAATGGGGGCCAATCATAACGGCATCTACTGGGACTCATCGGCGAGCTGCGACCTCTGTCATGACGGCGTCGGCGGTTTCCCCGGTTCGGGCGACAACTGCAGCCGCTGCCATGAGCCGGGCTACACGGCCGCGGCGGTCGGCGACCACCAGCCGCCGACAACCACTGCCGATGCCCGGACCGAGGTGCCGTACGTCGGCCCGACGGTCATCCATCTGGCGGCGACCGACGCGGGGGCGGGCGTCTCGGTTACCTTCTTCTACAACGAGTATCACCATCGCTTCGAAATCGGCAACGACGTCTACTATTCGGCACCGACCACCGGGGCGAAATCCCACACGCTGCAGTTCTACTCCATCGACCACGCGATGAACGTCGAGCCCGTCAAGTCGGTCACGTTCGCCATCCAGGCCGCGGCCGACACCACTCCGCCCACCACGACCTGTAGCGCGGTGGCGGGCAAGGTCTACAGCGGCAGCCAGCTGTTCACCCTGACGGCAACGGACATCGGTTGGGGAGTGGCGAGTACCTGGTACCGGCTCGACAGCGGCAGTTTCGCGACGGGGACGACGGTGCCGGTTGCGTCGCCCGCCTCGGGCAGCGCCAGCCATACCATCGAGTGGTATTCGCTCGACAAGGCAAACAACCGGGAAGCGACCAGGTCGGTTACCTTTACCGTGGCGGCGGTGCCGGCGCCGGATACCATCCCGCCGGCGACGATCGCCAGCTTCGCCCCGGCGGCCAACGCGCTCGTCAACGCCAACCAGACCGTCACCCTCGTCGCGGCCGACAACGCCGGCGGCTCGGGGGTCAAGGCGACCTTCTACAAAGTGGACGCCGGCGCCTTCGTCGCGGGGACGTCCTTCACCATTGCCGGCGAGGGGCTGCACAGCTTCAGCTACTACTCGGTGGATAATGCCGGCAACAGCGAAGCCCTCCATACCGCCAACACCTTCCGCATCGACACCATTCCCCCCCTGACAATCTGTACGGTCGCCGCCGGCGCCGCCTACACCGGCCCGCAGACCTTCACCCTCGCGGCAACGGACGGCAGCGGGTCCGGGGTGGCAAGCACGCTGTACAAGCTTGACGACGGCCCGTGGACAGTCGGCTCGGCAATCGCCGTGTCGCCGCCGGCCGCCGGCAGCGCCGCGCACACCGTCCAGTGGTATGCGATCGACAACGCCGGCAATCGGGAGGCGGTCCAGTCGGCCAGCTTCGTGATCGTCACGCCGGCAATCGTCTCCGGCACCACGACGATTTCGTTCCGGACCAACGCCTCGTTCGGCGGCTGGGCCTACGTGACCTGGGAAGTTCATGACGCCAATGGCACTATCGTCAAAGACGTCAACGGCAACGACTGCAGCTGGTGGAACGACGATCCGGCCCATCCGTCGTCGATGTGGAAGGATTACGTCGTGCCGGCCGGCGTTGCCTACACGCTGTACGGCGCGTGGGGACCGATGCCCGACGGCCCGGACAGCGACACCGGCCTCCGCACCGTCACCCCGGGCGAAGCAGCCCCGGGGGCGACGATCACCTGGTGGTGGTACTGA
- a CDS encoding ABC transporter ATP-binding protein: MERTPRANVELEKVSVVRKSTGAAEIVLLHEISFRAGGGETTTIIGPSGSGKSTLIRLLNRLDELSAGRITLNGDDITAIDPLLLRRRVAMVLQKPFMFEGTVLANLQRPFLYRKETPPGRESETVRRALGLARLSTGLLERDARSLSGGEQQRVNLARALINHPEVLLLDEPTSALDRPTADHLAATLHDVCRAERLAVIMVTHDLRLAEHTADQLIYLEQGRIVEKGAAAELLRQPQTEAFRRFLAEPAWEKETRHGN, translated from the coding sequence ATGGAACGGACACCGCGGGCGAACGTCGAACTCGAAAAGGTCAGCGTTGTCCGGAAAAGCACCGGGGCGGCGGAGATCGTTCTCCTCCACGAGATATCTTTTCGCGCCGGCGGCGGGGAGACGACCACGATAATCGGTCCGTCGGGGAGCGGCAAAAGTACCCTGATCCGCCTGCTCAACCGCCTCGACGAGCTGTCTGCCGGGAGGATCACCCTCAACGGCGACGACATCACCGCGATCGACCCGCTCTTGCTGCGGCGCAGGGTTGCGATGGTGCTGCAAAAACCGTTCATGTTCGAGGGGACGGTGTTGGCGAACCTGCAACGCCCTTTCCTCTATCGTAAAGAGACGCCGCCCGGCAGGGAGAGCGAGACGGTGCGGCGCGCGCTCGGTCTCGCCCGGCTGTCGACCGGTCTGCTGGAGCGGGATGCCCGTTCCCTGTCGGGCGGGGAACAGCAGCGCGTCAACCTGGCCCGGGCCCTGATCAATCATCCGGAAGTTCTGCTGCTGGACGAACCGACCAGTGCCCTTGATCGCCCCACTGCCGACCACCTGGCGGCAACGCTGCACGATGTCTGTCGTGCCGAGCGCCTGGCCGTGATCATGGTCACCCATGACCTTCGCCTCGCCGAACATACTGCCGACCAGCTGATTTATCTGGAACAGGGGCGGATCGTCGAAAAGGGGGCCGCTGCCGAGCTGTTGCGGCAGCCGCAGACGGAGGCGTTCCGGCGCTTCCTCGCCGAACCGGCATGGGAAAAGGAAACCCGCCATGGAAACTAA
- a CDS encoding ABC transporter permease, translated as METNHVVPMDLVQLSCAYGLILLAVALSRLRRIGQEKQLLWASIRMVLQLLAVGYLLHLVFTVRSPLPVMLMLLAMSGFSLQVAGTRIKRRLPHFYRIVGSSIIIGCGGVTFYFCLLVVGYTPWFDPRYLIPLAGMIIGNAMNGASLAAERLSSEMHDRREEIETALCLGASMRQAAEPAVRAAYTASLIPTMNTMAATGIVALPGMMTGQILSGTEPTVAVRYQIAIMCAITGAVAITSFLILLQGYRHYFSAAHQLKETT; from the coding sequence ATGGAAACTAATCACGTTGTGCCGATGGACCTCGTCCAACTTTCCTGTGCCTATGGCCTGATACTCCTGGCCGTCGCGCTGTCCCGCCTGCGCCGGATCGGCCAGGAAAAGCAGCTCCTCTGGGCCTCGATCCGCATGGTGCTGCAGCTCCTGGCGGTCGGCTATCTGCTGCATCTGGTCTTCACGGTCCGATCGCCACTGCCGGTAATGCTGATGTTGCTGGCCATGAGCGGCTTTTCGCTCCAGGTAGCCGGAACCCGCATCAAAAGACGGCTGCCGCATTTTTACCGGATCGTCGGTTCCTCCATCATCATCGGCTGCGGCGGGGTGACCTTTTACTTCTGCCTCCTGGTCGTCGGTTACACCCCCTGGTTTGATCCCCGCTACCTGATTCCGCTGGCCGGGATGATCATCGGTAACGCCATGAACGGCGCCAGTCTGGCGGCCGAGCGCCTCTCTTCGGAAATGCACGACCGGCGGGAAGAGATCGAGACGGCCCTCTGCCTCGGGGCTTCGATGCGACAGGCCGCCGAACCGGCAGTGCGTGCGGCGTATACTGCGTCATTGATCCCGACCATGAATACCATGGCCGCCACCGGGATCGTGGCCCTGCCCGGCATGATGACCGGCCAGATCCTCTCCGGGACTGAACCGACTGTCGCCGTCCGCTACCAGATCGCCATCATGTGTGCCATCACCGGGGCGGTGGCGATCACTTCGTTCCTGATTCTCCTTCAGGGGTACCGGCACTACTTTTCCGCAGCGCATCAGTTGAAAGAAACAACCTGA
- a CDS encoding carbonic anhydrase — translation MKDIAHFIAGFQRFREHYFDQEEHLFAPLQDGQHPKVLLIGCSDSRVDPALLTGCAPGELFVVRNVANLVPPCENEIRHHGVSAALEYAVCHLLVEHIVILGHSGCGGINALMHGIANGGSAEFIGPWVSIAERARSRVLAELAGKEPEKQDRACEQAAILVSLENLLTFPWIRERVEAGNLWLHGWYFDIATGQLLCYNPQAAAFEPQG, via the coding sequence GTGAAAGATATCGCCCATTTCATAGCCGGATTCCAGCGCTTCAGGGAGCACTATTTCGACCAGGAGGAGCACCTGTTCGCCCCCCTCCAGGACGGCCAGCATCCCAAAGTCCTACTCATTGGCTGCAGCGATTCGCGGGTCGACCCGGCACTGCTCACCGGCTGTGCTCCCGGGGAGCTGTTCGTGGTCCGGAACGTGGCGAACCTTGTGCCGCCCTGCGAAAACGAGATTCGGCATCACGGGGTCAGTGCCGCCCTGGAATATGCCGTCTGCCATCTGCTGGTCGAACACATCGTTATCCTGGGGCACTCCGGTTGCGGCGGGATCAATGCCCTGATGCACGGCATTGCCAACGGGGGTTCGGCGGAGTTTATCGGCCCCTGGGTCAGCATTGCCGAACGTGCTCGCAGCCGGGTTCTGGCGGAACTGGCCGGCAAAGAGCCGGAGAAGCAGGATCGGGCCTGCGAACAGGCCGCCATCCTGGTTTCTCTTGAAAATCTGCTCACCTTCCCGTGGATTCGCGAGCGTGTCGAGGCCGGCAATCTGTGGCTGCACGGCTGGTACTTCGACATCGCGACCGGTCAGCTGTTATGCTACAATCCGCAGGCCGCCGCCTTCGAACCCCAGGGGTGA
- a CDS encoding response regulator — protein MTMKSIIIVDDDINYLHILSALLRSKGFNITAATSAAKALDILNNTRFGMIITDYNMPGMDGIKFATRIRETYPDGYIIMITGDISPNVVETATNAGINHILAKPVNVTKLMAIIRSSLRVR, from the coding sequence ATGACCATGAAGAGCATCATTATCGTGGACGATGACATAAATTATTTGCACATTTTAAGTGCTTTACTCAGATCGAAAGGATTTAATATCACCGCCGCAACAAGTGCAGCCAAGGCATTGGACATCTTGAACAATACGAGATTCGGCATGATCATTACTGACTACAACATGCCGGGGATGGATGGAATTAAGTTCGCAACGAGGATAAGAGAAACGTATCCGGATGGATACATCATCATGATTACCGGCGACATCTCTCCAAATGTTGTTGAGACGGCAACGAACGCCGGTATCAATCATATTCTAGCCAAGCCGGTAAATGTAACAAAGCTGATGGCCATTATCAGATCATCATTACGGGTCCGATAG